One stretch of Trichocoleus desertorum ATA4-8-CV12 DNA includes these proteins:
- a CDS encoding DUF3143 domain-containing protein translates to MPLPSSDTPLYNHSLPDIETWLTEQGCKQDPAELHCWRLARPAWKAELCLDVDQLTVRYLTEGEEIQRSFKYLLSRQDIEDAVFSGP, encoded by the coding sequence ATGCCTCTTCCCTCTAGTGACACTCCTCTTTATAACCACTCCCTACCCGATATTGAGACTTGGCTGACTGAACAGGGTTGCAAACAAGACCCCGCAGAACTCCACTGCTGGCGTCTAGCAAGACCTGCTTGGAAAGCGGAGTTGTGTTTAGACGTAGACCAACTGACAGTGCGCTACTTGACCGAAGGAGAAGAGATTCAGCGCTCCTTCAAATATTTGCTCAGTCGGCAAGATATTGAAGATGCTGTTTTCTCTGGGCCCTAG
- a CDS encoding J domain-containing protein — MPPLKSAAPNYYALLGLHPSASPQQIRRAYRELSKVLHPDTTTLPPAIATAKFQQLNEAYAVVSNPERRLAYDRKIGYSRLHVMQAPADLNGPVSQSRRYSSSAYLDPTDRPLSPGEIFALFILGVTFVACLVLAIAIGLTRGDAAFQPLKLQTQTAPIERVEVVRSQQVAPSAKVLDSDTNQESAADFVSKPKLIPPV, encoded by the coding sequence GTGCCCCCTCTTAAGTCTGCGGCTCCAAACTACTATGCTCTGCTAGGGCTACATCCTTCGGCATCTCCCCAACAGATCCGTCGCGCCTATCGAGAACTCAGTAAGGTGCTTCATCCCGATACCACGACCCTGCCTCCCGCGATCGCGACTGCGAAATTCCAGCAACTCAATGAAGCCTACGCTGTCGTCAGTAATCCGGAGCGTCGTCTCGCTTACGATCGCAAAATCGGCTATTCGCGTTTGCATGTGATGCAAGCCCCTGCTGATCTCAACGGCCCCGTCTCCCAATCTCGGCGTTATTCCTCCTCTGCCTATTTGGACCCCACAGATCGGCCCCTATCCCCTGGAGAAATCTTTGCCTTGTTTATTTTGGGCGTCACATTTGTGGCTTGTTTAGTGTTGGCGATCGCGATTGGTTTAACCAGAGGAGATGCTGCCTTTCAACCCTTGAAATTACAGACCCAGACCGCTCCCATTGAGCGAGTTGAGGTGGTTAGATCACAACAGGTTGCCCCATCTGCTAAGGTTTTAGATTCTGACACCAATCAAGAATCCGCAGCAGATTTTGTCTCTAAACCTAAGCTGATTCCCCCTGTATAG
- the rimI gene encoding ribosomal protein S18-alanine N-acetyltransferase has product MNFLDLKTLTPELLPATLALDQLCFGGLWTLEGYQRELDSPNSELLVLQTRPTKPNRLGGQPVELIPTVDPTAPLVGLGCFWAIVDEAHITILAVHPDFQGQGLGQALLYALLQKAQQRGLERATLEVRASNQPALLLYEKFGFREAGRRRRYYEDTGEDALILWRGRLQSPEFDQALTNWQHQVQARLNQAGWCLSESGNS; this is encoded by the coding sequence GTGAATTTCCTGGATCTCAAAACTTTAACTCCAGAATTGCTACCTGCCACCTTAGCCCTCGACCAGTTGTGCTTTGGGGGCTTGTGGACCTTAGAGGGTTACCAAAGAGAATTAGATAGCCCGAATAGTGAATTGTTAGTTTTACAAACTAGGCCAACTAAACCCAACAGACTGGGGGGACAGCCAGTAGAACTGATACCTACCGTTGATCCCACCGCTCCGCTAGTCGGTTTGGGCTGCTTTTGGGCGATCGTGGATGAAGCTCACATTACTATCCTGGCGGTGCATCCCGACTTTCAAGGCCAAGGATTGGGGCAAGCACTCCTCTATGCGTTGCTGCAAAAGGCCCAGCAGCGTGGCTTAGAGCGGGCCACTTTAGAAGTCCGCGCTTCTAACCAACCTGCATTGTTACTTTATGAGAAGTTTGGTTTCCGAGAAGCGGGGCGGCGGCGGCGTTATTACGAAGATACCGGGGAAGATGCCTTGATTTTGTGGCGAGGTAGGCTACAATCACCTGAGTTTGATCAAGCGCTAACGAATTGGCAACACCAAGTTCAAGCCCGATTGAACCAAGCGGGTTGGTGCCTGTCTGAATCTGGCAACTCTTGA
- the cdaA gene encoding diadenylate cyclase CdaA, whose translation MGQLWKRWLADPSWTQSLLLQIIDIGLVLVLTYMVLIIIGERRTLWMVRGFIILMLAAAVSANLKLKLLSFVLNSLVIGSAVSMAFILQAEFRRLLEQLGRGEILQLFQPSRRAIPKPDNVIDEIVDAVKELSQSRIGALLILETSGPIDERDFSVPGVRLNAEVSKELIQTLFQPTTLLHDGAVLIRASRIVAAGVILPISERTASRQLGTRHRAAMGITERIENCMCIVVSEETGSISLAERGTLNRPLTSSKLKELLEASFSPSVDREAVASDLRNFGRQIRSQGLAIISRLFRLPSSAPREKK comes from the coding sequence ATGGGACAATTGTGGAAGCGATGGCTGGCTGATCCAAGTTGGACTCAGTCTTTGCTGCTTCAAATTATTGATATTGGATTAGTACTCGTCCTGACGTATATGGTGCTCATCATTATTGGCGAGCGCCGGACACTCTGGATGGTACGGGGATTCATTATCCTCATGCTAGCCGCAGCCGTCAGTGCCAACTTGAAGCTCAAGCTCTTGAGTTTCGTTTTAAACAGTTTGGTGATTGGCTCTGCTGTCTCGATGGCATTTATTCTGCAAGCAGAATTTCGCCGTCTCCTCGAACAGTTGGGGCGGGGTGAAATTCTGCAATTATTTCAGCCCTCACGTCGGGCCATTCCCAAACCTGACAACGTGATTGATGAAATTGTGGATGCTGTGAAGGAGCTGTCTCAGAGCCGTATTGGTGCCTTACTGATTCTAGAAACCAGCGGCCCCATCGATGAGCGTGATTTCTCAGTACCAGGGGTGAGGCTGAACGCCGAAGTCTCGAAAGAACTGATCCAAACTCTATTTCAACCCACCACCCTGCTCCACGATGGTGCCGTTTTAATCCGAGCCTCTCGCATCGTCGCAGCGGGTGTCATTTTGCCAATTTCTGAACGCACTGCTTCCCGGCAGTTGGGGACACGCCACCGAGCTGCAATGGGGATCACAGAGCGGATCGAAAATTGTATGTGTATTGTTGTATCTGAAGAAACAGGTTCAATTTCGTTAGCGGAACGGGGAACACTGAATCGGCCTCTGACCAGCAGTAAACTGAAAGAATTATTAGAAGCGAGCTTCTCTCCCTCAGTTGATCGTGAAGCAGTCGCCTCAGATTTACGCAACTTTGGTCGCCAAATCAGGTCTCAAGGATTGGCCATCATTTCACGTTTATTTCGTCTGCCCTCGTCGGCTCCTCGGGAGAAAAAATGA
- the lysA gene encoding diaminopimelate decarboxylase gives MVSTYSVEVQNSGRQYLPAPGDAAATRSPNQFLLPLTAQVNEQDHLEIGGCDVTNLVQQFGSPLYIVDEETLRATCRQYREAFKQYYPGESQVLYASKAWSCLAICAIAASEGLGIDVVSGGELYTALQAGVSPDKIYFHGNNKSVAELEFAVDSGCNIVVDNWLELQTLAGMPARETPIRILLRLTPGIECHTHEYIRTGHLDSKFGFDPNQLDEVFTFVSQQPTLNCAGLHAHIGSQIFELQPHQDLAGVMVQWLSKAAGYGLSIQELNIGGGLGIRYTESDDPPSISAWVKVISEAIAAACQAQNIALPKLLSEPGRSLVGPTCVTAYTMGSQKTVPDIRTYVTVDGGMSDNPRPITYQSVYRAVVANKMSAAMSETVAIAGKHCESGDILIKEARLPQTEPGDTLVVMGTGAYNYSMASNYNRLPRPAAVLVRAGEANLILQRETYQDLIRQDRLPERLGGLTA, from the coding sequence ATGGTATCGACTTACTCTGTGGAGGTTCAGAACTCTGGCCGTCAGTATTTACCTGCCCCTGGAGATGCTGCGGCTACCCGATCCCCCAACCAATTTCTTCTGCCCCTCACGGCTCAAGTCAACGAGCAAGATCACCTGGAAATTGGGGGTTGTGATGTTACAAACTTGGTGCAGCAATTTGGCTCGCCACTTTACATCGTGGACGAAGAAACGCTGCGGGCAACTTGCCGTCAATACCGCGAGGCTTTTAAGCAATACTACCCTGGTGAGTCTCAGGTTCTTTATGCCTCCAAAGCTTGGAGTTGTCTAGCTATCTGCGCGATCGCGGCCAGCGAAGGATTGGGCATTGATGTGGTTTCTGGCGGTGAGCTGTACACAGCGCTGCAAGCAGGAGTCAGCCCTGACAAAATTTATTTTCATGGCAACAACAAATCCGTGGCAGAACTAGAGTTTGCCGTGGATTCCGGCTGCAACATTGTGGTTGATAACTGGCTAGAGTTGCAAACCCTCGCAGGCATGCCTGCTAGAGAAACACCCATCCGCATTTTGTTGCGCTTGACCCCTGGAATCGAGTGCCACACTCACGAATACATTCGCACTGGACATCTAGACAGCAAGTTCGGCTTTGATCCTAACCAACTGGATGAAGTATTCACCTTTGTCAGCCAGCAACCCACCCTAAATTGTGCTGGTTTGCATGCTCATATTGGCTCCCAAATTTTTGAACTGCAACCTCACCAAGATTTAGCAGGGGTGATGGTGCAATGGCTGAGCAAAGCCGCAGGTTACGGTCTCTCCATTCAAGAACTCAATATTGGGGGTGGTTTAGGCATTCGCTACACCGAATCGGATGATCCCCCCAGCATCAGTGCCTGGGTAAAAGTGATTAGTGAGGCGATCGCGGCGGCTTGCCAAGCGCAAAATATCGCTCTACCCAAATTGCTTTCCGAACCAGGGCGATCGCTCGTTGGCCCAACCTGCGTCACCGCTTACACAATGGGTAGCCAAAAGACTGTGCCCGATATTCGCACCTATGTCACCGTAGATGGTGGCATGTCTGACAACCCCCGCCCCATTACGTACCAATCGGTTTACCGAGCTGTGGTTGCGAACAAAATGTCAGCAGCGATGTCTGAGACAGTGGCGATCGCAGGGAAGCACTGCGAATCAGGCGATATCTTGATCAAGGAAGCCCGCCTTCCCCAAACAGAACCCGGTGACACTCTCGTCGTAATGGGCACAGGAGCCTACAATTACAGCATGGCTTCTAACTACAATCGGTTGCCCCGTCCGGCAGCAGTTTTAGTGAGAGCTGGAGAAGCCAACCTGATCCTGCAGCGGGAAACTTACCAAGATTTAATTCGACAGGATCGCCTACCAGAGCGCCTAGGCGGATTGACGGCCTAA
- a CDS encoding FAD-dependent oxidoreductase: MFDVAVIGAGIAGISCAQQLRQLGYRVVVVAALRTQFSIGSA, translated from the coding sequence GTGTTCGATGTGGCTGTGATTGGAGCTGGCATTGCAGGGATTAGTTGCGCTCAGCAGTTGCGGCAGTTGGGCTATCGTGTTGTTGTAGTAGCTGCCCTAAGAACCCAATTCTCGATTGGATCAGCCTAG
- a CDS encoding O-antigen ligase family protein codes for MNRFFQLQSHPQRSLQTPWVWVQIGLFLFPFSPLVGGLSLLGAAIATWVKRAAWIKRRRFNQGLAILSLWFLVSAFLAYDRTAALLGLANFLPLFFLFAALSVLIQTPAQLRQLAWLLVLTSVPVVIIGLGQQFWGWAGHLRLLGIVVDLALERGGNPLGRMSSIFTYANVLANYLVIVFILGLGLWMEAFSGRRSPLHQGVEGIAVETSSDSKLALNALPTSPRASTQTWWRWWFLTVVVLGNAIALLLTNSRNAWVVAGLACLTYALYLGWRWLVIAVGAVGAGIAGAAFGPAIVKAPLRLIVPAFFWARLSDESYPNRPVATLRATQWQFAWSLAEQRPLTGWGLRNFTPLYQAKWQVFMGHPHNLPLMLIAETGLPATLLFVGLVGWIVYRGVRLLQSWTPASEPLQESDRLILFTYLVAFLGCSLFNLFDVTLFDIRINVLGWLLLAAICGLVERQQSGSKNFSEEPG; via the coding sequence TTGAACAGGTTTTTTCAGTTGCAGTCACATCCCCAACGGTCTCTGCAAACGCCTTGGGTTTGGGTTCAAATTGGTTTGTTCCTGTTTCCATTCAGCCCTTTAGTGGGTGGTCTGAGCTTGTTGGGGGCGGCGATCGCCACTTGGGTTAAACGAGCTGCCTGGATTAAGCGGCGTCGGTTTAATCAAGGCTTGGCAATTCTGAGCCTGTGGTTTCTGGTGTCAGCTTTTCTAGCCTACGATCGCACCGCTGCACTTTTGGGCTTAGCTAACTTTCTGCCGCTATTCTTTTTGTTTGCCGCCCTGAGTGTGCTGATTCAAACTCCTGCTCAGCTACGGCAACTGGCTTGGCTCCTAGTTTTGACCTCGGTGCCTGTAGTCATCATTGGCCTGGGGCAGCAGTTTTGGGGTTGGGCAGGGCATCTACGCCTGCTGGGAATTGTGGTTGATCTAGCCCTAGAACGAGGTGGCAATCCATTAGGTCGGATGTCTTCGATCTTTACCTATGCCAACGTCCTGGCTAATTACCTGGTAATTGTATTTATTTTGGGGCTGGGCCTCTGGATGGAAGCGTTTTCAGGTCGCCGCAGCCCGTTGCATCAGGGTGTAGAAGGGATAGCGGTAGAAACATCTTCTGATTCTAAGCTTGCTCTTAACGCTCTACCCACTTCTCCTAGGGCCTCAACTCAAACATGGTGGCGTTGGTGGTTTTTAACTGTGGTAGTGCTGGGGAATGCGATCGCACTTCTCCTGACAAACTCTCGCAATGCTTGGGTTGTAGCGGGCTTGGCTTGCCTAACCTACGCTTTATATCTTGGTTGGCGCTGGCTGGTGATTGCGGTTGGAGCGGTGGGAGCAGGTATCGCTGGAGCGGCGTTTGGCCCTGCAATTGTGAAAGCTCCACTCAGGCTGATCGTTCCAGCATTTTTTTGGGCGAGGTTATCCGATGAGTCATATCCCAATCGCCCCGTAGCTACCCTCCGCGCGACTCAGTGGCAATTTGCTTGGTCTTTAGCTGAGCAGCGTCCTCTCACGGGTTGGGGCTTACGCAACTTTACGCCGCTGTATCAAGCCAAGTGGCAAGTTTTTATGGGGCATCCTCACAACTTGCCGTTGATGTTGATCGCAGAGACAGGATTACCCGCCACATTGCTATTCGTAGGTCTGGTGGGCTGGATAGTCTATCGTGGCGTCCGGTTATTGCAGTCTTGGACTCCTGCCTCAGAACCTTTACAAGAAAGCGATCGCTTGATCTTATTCACCTACCTAGTGGCATTTTTAGGTTGTAGCTTATTCAACTTATTTGATGTGACTTTGTTTGATATCCGCATCAACGTTCTTGGCTGGTTGCTATTAGCTGCAATTTGTGGCTTGGTAGAGCGGCAGCAATCGGGATCTAAGAATTTTAGCGAGGAACCTGGTTAA
- a CDS encoding isoprenyl transferase: MTAKPTILQDLPTDLERERLPKHVAVIMDGNGRWAKRQGLPRIMGHRRGVDALKDLLRCCRDWGVQGLTAYAFSTENWGRPFEEVDFLMTLFERVLRQELREMMEENVRITFVGNLDALPQSLRTEIERSMTETLHNSGIHFTVATNYGGRQEIVQACRAIATQVQQGHLQPEDIDEAVFERHLYTAGVGDPDLLIRTSGEMRLSNFLLWQMAYSELYVTETLWPDFDRAEFHQALCAYQQRHRRFGKV; the protein is encoded by the coding sequence ATGACTGCAAAGCCAACCATCTTACAAGATCTGCCCACTGATCTAGAGCGAGAGCGGCTACCTAAGCATGTCGCTGTGATTATGGATGGTAATGGTCGCTGGGCCAAGCGCCAGGGCCTACCGCGCATTATGGGGCACCGCCGAGGAGTTGACGCGCTGAAGGATCTGCTGCGCTGCTGTCGAGATTGGGGGGTGCAAGGTCTCACAGCTTATGCCTTTTCTACCGAGAATTGGGGACGCCCGTTCGAGGAAGTTGACTTCTTAATGACGCTGTTTGAGCGGGTGCTGCGGCAAGAACTCCGCGAAATGATGGAAGAAAACGTGCGGATTACCTTTGTGGGTAATTTGGACGCTCTGCCGCAGTCTTTGCGCACCGAAATTGAGCGCTCTATGACTGAAACCCTGCATAATTCGGGAATTCACTTTACAGTCGCCACTAATTACGGAGGGCGGCAGGAAATTGTGCAAGCTTGTCGGGCGATCGCCACTCAAGTCCAGCAGGGACACTTGCAACCAGAAGATATTGATGAGGCGGTGTTTGAGCGCCACCTTTATACGGCAGGAGTCGGTGATCCTGACTTGCTGATTCGAACCAGCGGCGAGATGAGGTTGAGCAATTTTCTGCTCTGGCAAATGGCGTACTCTGAGCTTTACGTGACAGAGACACTCTGGCCTGACTTCGATCGCGCCGAGTTTCACCAAGCTTTATGTGCCTACCAGCAACGACATCGCCGCTTTGGTAAGGTCTAA